In the Pseudanabaena sp. PCC 7367 genome, one interval contains:
- a CDS encoding NAD(+) kinase — MDLKSIIIAYKAGSQISHDWADRCSQELEELGCKVLMGPSGVEDNPYPVFIESMTRGIDLALVLGGDGSTLGAARYLASQSVPILAINTGGHLGFLTQAIEDFQDTKSVWQRLQSDMFAIEERMMLQASVVTVDSSCAIPPRQNFGPFYCLNEMCIKPGSPDRMSTATLELEIDGEVVDQFQGDGLIVSSPTGSTSYTVAANGPIVHPGMEAIAITPICPLSLSSRALILPPRTIVRIWPLADYDMTMKLWMDGVLATTVLPGQRVDICMSSFPAQFIVLREDSSFYNSLREKLLWTGTRIRYENEFRSE; from the coding sequence GTGGACTTAAAAAGCATCATAATTGCCTACAAGGCGGGAAGCCAGATTAGCCATGACTGGGCCGATCGGTGTAGCCAGGAACTAGAAGAGCTTGGTTGCAAGGTTTTGATGGGGCCTAGTGGGGTTGAGGATAATCCCTATCCAGTATTTATTGAATCGATGACCCGTGGTATCGATCTGGCTCTGGTGTTGGGGGGAGATGGCTCTACCTTGGGAGCAGCCCGCTATTTAGCCTCACAATCGGTGCCGATCCTGGCGATCAACACCGGCGGGCATCTGGGCTTTTTGACCCAGGCGATCGAGGACTTTCAAGACACCAAATCAGTTTGGCAGCGGCTGCAAAGTGACATGTTTGCGATCGAAGAGCGGATGATGCTCCAGGCCAGCGTAGTAACCGTGGATAGTAGTTGTGCAATCCCACCACGCCAAAATTTTGGCCCTTTTTATTGCCTCAATGAAATGTGCATCAAGCCAGGCTCTCCCGATCGGATGAGTACGGCCACATTGGAATTAGAAATAGATGGTGAAGTGGTCGATCAATTTCAAGGTGATGGCTTGATTGTGTCTTCACCCACTGGCTCTACTTCCTACACGGTGGCTGCCAATGGCCCGATTGTGCATCCCGGCATGGAGGCGATCGCCATTACACCAATTTGTCCGCTGAGCCTGTCGAGTCGGGCTTTGATCCTGCCGCCTCGCACCATAGTAAGGATTTGGCCGTTGGCTGATTATGATATGACCATGAAGTTGTGGATGGATGGGGTGCTGGCAACCACAGTGCTACCGGGGCAACGGGTAGATATTTGCATGTCCAGCTTTCCGGCTCAATTTATTGTGCTGCGGGAGGATAGCTCTTTTTATAATTCTTTGCGCGAAAAACTGCTGTGGACAGGCACCAGAATTAGATATGAGAATGAATTTCGGAGTGAATGA
- a CDS encoding HEAT repeat domain-containing protein, which produces MGATLGVMLLMFFMSTLAINHVVLERRLQKIEQKYQKKLDRLVDDIEHEQTMRNQHRVKFHTETSDEIALATGQRPPITSPLIAQYAAGLIATPQKHKPQTSDLIAKYAASAIGTPEASEAPEAPEVTEPVEPATNSTSPIDALPQHPPQTSAGTSPSATFAADLTPKPQINSQIQVWANSRNQARIPALIKYAYHQDAVTRNLVAESLGKLASLKSLSPQAEMAIAVLGKLSRDRSVTVRQTAIDALGQIKSDRVLDFLMPALKSPHRSIVRSASGAIARLQYYQAPAKVVVVESVKKPPFKSPNSKA; this is translated from the coding sequence ATGGGCGCAACTCTGGGTGTAATGTTGCTAATGTTTTTTATGTCTACCCTGGCGATCAACCATGTGGTGCTAGAGCGGCGCTTGCAGAAAATTGAACAAAAATATCAAAAGAAACTCGATCGCCTGGTTGATGACATCGAGCATGAACAAACCATGCGCAATCAGCATCGCGTTAAGTTTCATACGGAGACCTCTGATGAGATTGCCTTGGCTACAGGCCAGCGACCGCCCATAACTAGCCCACTGATTGCTCAATATGCTGCTGGTTTAATTGCTACACCTCAAAAACATAAGCCCCAAACCAGCGATCTAATTGCTAAGTATGCAGCTAGTGCGATCGGCACACCTGAAGCATCTGAAGCACCTGAAGCACCTGAAGTAACTGAGCCTGTTGAACCAGCTACTAATTCAACCAGCCCGATCGATGCCTTGCCCCAGCATCCGCCCCAAACTAGCGCAGGTACTTCACCTTCTGCCACCTTTGCTGCGGATCTGACTCCCAAGCCCCAGATCAACTCCCAAATTCAAGTTTGGGCAAATAGTAGAAATCAGGCTCGCATTCCCGCCTTAATCAAATATGCCTATCACCAGGATGCGGTTACTCGTAATCTGGTGGCAGAATCCTTGGGTAAGTTAGCCAGCCTCAAGAGCTTAAGCCCCCAGGCAGAAATGGCGATCGCTGTGTTGGGTAAGCTCAGCCGCGATCGGAGTGTAACTGTCCGCCAGACTGCGATCGATGCCTTGGGGCAAATTAAGTCCGATCGGGTACTTGATTTTCTCATGCCAGCCTTAAAATCTCCCCATCGATCAATCGTCAGGAGTGCTAGTGGTGCGATCGCCAGACTGCAGTATTATCAGGCTCCAGCAAAGGTGGTTGTGGTTGAGTCGGTGAAAAAGCCCCCATTCAAAAGCCCCAATTCAAAGGCATAA
- a CDS encoding peptidylprolyl isomerase: MAIAIAVLLSLAVLVQPLAFAFAATEIPITLGIHQREQPLIAALPSKSAIKDADTLLRNALPIKNEQIRKIQSLLEAMPKQANLKRWRSLGSEIVKITNQTNKNKDKILASVPAVNKDAATQDLENLLDTLTPLREAIESQNRDGIKAEVENALSYVGKIEADMVAEFPFTVPAKYDNFPQLKGRALVELTTELGKLDIVVDGYSSPVNGGQFVDLVQQGFYDGLSFNRADDNYFLQAGDPPGDADGYVDPKTGEIRTVPLEIKIPTQDVPIYEFTLSDVGEALTLPVLPFSVFGTVAMARPPGQPNGASSQFFIYLFDSDLTPAGLNLIDGNFTVIGYVVEGDRILPNLKLGDKIVSMKVLSGAENLVQPKS, encoded by the coding sequence ATGGCGATCGCGATCGCTGTGCTCCTATCGCTGGCAGTGCTGGTTCAGCCGCTAGCTTTTGCTTTTGCCGCGACAGAAATTCCTATTACTCTGGGTATTCATCAGCGGGAACAACCCTTAATCGCCGCTTTGCCTAGTAAAAGTGCGATCAAGGATGCTGATACCCTGTTGCGCAACGCTCTACCAATCAAAAACGAGCAAATCCGCAAGATTCAATCCCTGCTTGAAGCAATGCCCAAACAAGCTAACCTGAAGCGATGGCGGAGTCTGGGTTCAGAAATAGTCAAAATCACAAATCAAACTAACAAGAATAAAGACAAGATTTTGGCCAGTGTGCCTGCGGTAAACAAAGATGCAGCGACACAAGACCTCGAAAACCTGCTCGATACGCTTACCCCATTGCGTGAGGCGATCGAATCCCAGAACCGCGACGGCATCAAAGCCGAGGTAGAAAATGCCCTCAGTTATGTGGGCAAAATCGAAGCAGACATGGTGGCGGAATTTCCCTTCACTGTGCCGGCCAAATATGACAACTTCCCCCAACTCAAGGGTAGAGCCCTAGTTGAGCTAACCACTGAACTGGGCAAGCTGGATATTGTGGTGGATGGCTATAGCTCTCCGGTTAATGGGGGTCAGTTTGTTGATCTGGTGCAGCAGGGTTTTTATGATGGCCTCAGCTTCAATCGCGCCGATGATAATTATTTTCTGCAAGCGGGCGATCCCCCTGGTGATGCCGATGGCTACGTCGATCCCAAAACTGGCGAGATCCGCACCGTGCCGCTGGAAATCAAAATCCCTACTCAGGATGTACCAATTTATGAATTCACCCTTTCGGATGTGGGCGAAGCACTAACTTTGCCTGTATTACCTTTTTCGGTATTTGGCACAGTGGCGATGGCCAGACCCCCTGGTCAACCCAATGGTGCTTCTTCTCAGTTTTTCATCTATCTATTTGATTCGGACTTGACCCCGGCTGGTTTGAATTTGATCGATGGTAATTTTACGGTGATTGGCTATGTGGTGGAAGGCGATCGGATTTTGCCCAACCTCAAGCTAGGCGACAAGATTGTGTCGATGAAGGTGCTCTCTGGAGCTGAGAACCTGGTACAACCAAAGTCATAA
- a CDS encoding sulfite exporter TauE/SafE family protein, with protein MNLTDAILLLIAAIMAGALNAIAGGGSFFSFPALIFVGITPISANATSTVALWPGIIASAIAYRGKFSWQWRQLVLIGLVSMVGGVAGALLLLRTSDQLFRQILPYLMLAATLLFTFGKSLTNRVATYLAGRSKHIDRRDITNHPVALAEQSNAGYGASWWALPLFLAIAVYGGFFGGGLGILLLASLTILGMENINQMNAIKTLLNACINGMAIAQFAISNVVFWPQAALMAIGAIVGGYLSAHYAQRLKAIWVRRFVIVVAFGLTGYFFVRG; from the coding sequence ATGAACTTAACCGATGCAATCTTGCTTTTAATCGCAGCGATCATGGCCGGGGCGCTAAATGCGATCGCGGGTGGGGGCAGCTTTTTCTCGTTTCCGGCTTTGATTTTTGTCGGAATTACACCAATCAGTGCCAATGCCACAAGTACGGTGGCGCTGTGGCCAGGGATTATTGCCAGTGCGATCGCCTATCGGGGCAAGTTTAGTTGGCAATGGCGGCAATTGGTATTAATTGGTCTGGTGAGCATGGTTGGTGGTGTGGCTGGGGCATTGTTGCTGTTGCGCACGTCCGATCAGCTGTTTCGGCAAATTCTGCCCTATTTGATGCTGGCGGCAACTTTGTTGTTTACCTTTGGTAAGTCGCTTACTAATCGGGTGGCAACTTATCTGGCCGGCCGGAGTAAGCATATCGATCGCAGAGATATTACAAATCATCCTGTTGCGTTGGCAGAACAATCGAATGCAGGATATGGCGCTAGTTGGTGGGCTTTGCCGTTATTTTTGGCGATCGCGGTTTATGGTGGTTTCTTTGGCGGTGGGCTAGGAATTTTGCTGCTGGCCAGCCTCACGATCCTGGGAATGGAAAACATTAACCAGATGAATGCGATCAAAACGTTGCTGAATGCCTGTATTAATGGCATGGCGATCGCCCAATTTGCGATCAGTAACGTGGTGTTTTGGCCGCAGGCGGCATTGATGGCGATCGGTGCGATCGTCGGTGGTTATCTTTCTGCCCATTATGCCCAGCGGTTAAAGGCAATCTGGGTAAGGCGGTTTGTGATTGTGGTGGCGTTTGGGTTGACGGGGTATTTTTTCGTGAGGGGTTAA
- the purC gene encoding phosphoribosylaminoimidazolesuccinocarboxamide synthase, which produces MQLGAQLYAGKAKILYATSDPNVLLAYYKDDATAFNAQKRGTIANKGEVNCAIATNLFKYLESKGIATHLIEQVTTDRQTIKAVKILPLEVVVRNIAAGSLVKRTGLELGTKLNQAIVEFYYKKDELGDPLFTDAHIALLELATPEQLQQLRKLGLEVNQHLQAFFNQCDLTLVDFKLEFGLDQQGNILLADEISPDTCRLWDQRTDNPSDRVLDKDRFRQDLGNVAAAYQEVMTRIQAAFAN; this is translated from the coding sequence ATTCAGCTCGGCGCACAACTCTACGCAGGCAAAGCCAAAATCCTCTATGCCACCAGCGATCCCAATGTGTTGCTGGCCTACTACAAAGACGATGCCACCGCCTTCAATGCCCAAAAACGGGGCACGATCGCCAACAAGGGCGAGGTAAACTGCGCGATCGCCACTAATTTATTTAAATATCTAGAATCCAAGGGCATTGCCACCCACCTGATTGAACAAGTCACAACCGATCGGCAGACCATCAAGGCAGTGAAAATTTTGCCCCTGGAAGTGGTAGTGCGCAATATTGCCGCTGGTAGTTTGGTTAAACGTACTGGCCTAGAGTTGGGGACAAAGTTAAACCAGGCGATCGTTGAGTTTTACTATAAAAAAGACGAATTGGGCGATCCTCTCTTCACTGATGCTCATATTGCTTTGCTGGAATTGGCTACCCCAGAGCAACTACAACAACTGCGCAAACTGGGTTTAGAAGTCAATCAGCATTTGCAAGCTTTTTTTAATCAATGCGATCTCACCCTGGTTGATTTCAAGCTGGAGTTTGGCCTTGATCAGCAGGGCAATATTTTACTTGCCGATGAAATCAGCCCCGACACCTGTAGGTTATGGGATCAGCGCACCGATAATCCCAGCGATCGGGTGCTGGATAAGGATCGTTTTCGCCAGGATTTGGGCAATGTCGCTGCCGCCTATCAAGAAGTTATGACCCGCATTCAGGCCGCTTTTGCCAATTAA
- a CDS encoding BamA/TamA family outer membrane protein, with product MRLTLLALTTLIYSTSVAVIVPSRVEATEPDTAIAGITEISEVEVDQVADQNIAEIEGTQPIETTSELFNEPLVLTQVSQNTTPATEDEDDEDTDAPAEPTESTESPESPDRPDSPGSSPTETEPPQATEDIPVLIGEVLVVTPAGTSLPTDLENEVYQAIDTTPGRTTTRKQLQADIESVFGTGYFSNVQAQPEDTDIGVRVTFVVQPYPVLRAITTEGTQVLDAGIEDPETGETIAKSEVLNNIFGDQVGKTANLRFIQEGVEELEQFYQDRGYVLAQVVPDGVRLSPDGTVTLSVAEGEIEAITVAFLNEEGQTTNEDGTIVEGRTHDYIVTRELSLQPGEVFNRNTVQDDLQQVFNLGIFDDVNLGLSPGEDPRKVIVTVNVQERNTGSIAVGAGISSASGLFGTVSFQQQNLGGNNQKLGLDIQVGERELLFDLNFTDPWIAGDPHKTSFTANIFNRRLFSFIFDDPDDLVSNVGVGPDDDTPRENRLGFGFGFSRPLDDNTTASVGFRYERVRITDDDNNTFAFDNSGNKLSVSDSGKDDLFLFQTAVARDLRNDPVAPTSGSVLRLANEVAAPFGSGSIFFNRIRASYSFYLPVQFTNFNEGPQALAFNAQIGTILGDAPPYEAFSLGGSSTVRGWDQGAIGAGKSFALLSAEYRFPIISILNGVVFGDVGTTFGTDNDVIGRPSVVRDKPGTGAGYGVGVRIRSPLGAIRIDYGFASDGGNQFSFGLGEKF from the coding sequence ATGCGTTTAACTCTGCTTGCCTTGACTACCCTAATTTACTCAACCTCAGTGGCGGTAATAGTGCCATCGCGGGTCGAGGCAACCGAACCAGACACGGCAATCGCTGGGATTACGGAAATCTCTGAAGTTGAAGTCGATCAGGTCGCTGATCAAAATATTGCCGAGATCGAAGGCACTCAACCAATTGAGACAACTAGTGAGCTATTCAATGAACCATTGGTTTTAACTCAGGTCAGCCAAAATACCACACCTGCCACTGAAGATGAAGATGATGAAGATACAGATGCTCCGGCTGAACCTACTGAATCTACTGAAAGTCCAGAGAGTCCAGATCGCCCAGACAGTCCTGGCTCAAGCCCAACGGAAACAGAACCGCCTCAAGCCACCGAAGATATTCCAGTTTTGATCGGTGAGGTATTGGTGGTCACGCCAGCAGGGACATCCCTACCAACCGATCTGGAAAATGAAGTCTACCAGGCGATCGATACTACGCCAGGACGCACCACCACCCGCAAACAACTACAAGCAGACATTGAATCGGTTTTTGGCACTGGCTATTTTAGTAATGTGCAAGCGCAACCAGAAGACACCGACATTGGCGTAAGAGTCACCTTTGTGGTGCAGCCATATCCAGTGCTCAGGGCAATTACAACCGAGGGCACTCAAGTATTAGATGCGGGCATCGAAGATCCCGAAACCGGCGAGACGATCGCCAAGTCGGAAGTGCTGAACAATATTTTCGGCGATCAAGTTGGCAAAACCGCTAACCTCCGCTTCATCCAAGAGGGAGTCGAAGAATTAGAACAGTTCTATCAAGATCGCGGCTATGTATTGGCTCAGGTAGTACCCGATGGAGTCAGGCTATCCCCCGATGGCACAGTGACCCTGAGCGTGGCAGAAGGGGAAATCGAAGCGATTACAGTGGCCTTTTTGAATGAAGAAGGTCAGACCACCAATGAAGACGGCACCATCGTGGAAGGTCGCACCCATGATTACATTGTCACCCGTGAGCTGAGTTTGCAGCCCGGCGAGGTATTTAACCGCAACACTGTCCAAGATGACCTGCAACAGGTGTTCAATCTAGGGATTTTTGACGATGTGAACCTGGGGCTGTCTCCTGGTGAAGACCCACGCAAAGTGATCGTGACCGTGAATGTGCAAGAGCGCAATACCGGATCGATCGCGGTTGGGGCTGGGATTAGCTCCGCTTCTGGGCTATTTGGTACAGTCAGCTTCCAGCAGCAAAACCTGGGCGGCAACAACCAGAAACTGGGCTTGGATATTCAAGTTGGTGAACGCGAGCTACTATTCGATCTCAACTTCACCGATCCCTGGATTGCTGGCGATCCCCATAAAACCTCTTTTACTGCCAATATTTTTAATCGTCGCCTGTTTAGCTTTATCTTTGATGACCCAGACGATCTGGTCTCGAATGTTGGTGTGGGGCCAGATGACGACACCCCAAGGGAAAATCGACTGGGGTTTGGGTTTGGCTTCTCACGCCCATTAGACGACAATACAACTGCTTCGGTGGGCTTCCGCTATGAGCGGGTCAGGATCACCGACGACGACAATAATACCTTTGCCTTTGATAACAGCGGCAACAAATTATCGGTAAGTGATTCGGGCAAAGATGATTTGTTCTTATTTCAAACAGCCGTAGCCAGGGATTTGCGCAATGACCCAGTTGCACCCACCAGTGGCTCGGTGTTACGACTTGCCAATGAGGTCGCGGCTCCATTTGGCAGTGGCTCAATTTTCTTCAATCGAATTCGAGCCAGCTATAGCTTCTATCTGCCAGTCCAGTTTACTAATTTCAATGAAGGCCCACAGGCTCTGGCTTTTAATGCCCAAATTGGTACGATTCTGGGTGATGCCCCTCCCTATGAAGCTTTTAGCCTTGGTGGTAGCAGCACGGTACGGGGCTGGGATCAGGGCGCGATCGGTGCGGGTAAGAGTTTTGCACTGCTGTCAGCAGAATATCGCTTCCCGATTATCTCAATCCTGAATGGCGTGGTATTTGGTGATGTGGGTACTACGTTTGGTACTGATAACGACGTGATTGGGAGGCCTTCGGTGGTCAGAGATAAACCCGGTACGGGTGCTGGCTATGGTGTGGGGGTGCGGATTCGATCACCACTAGGGGCAATCCGGATCGACTATGGTTTTGCCAGTGATGGTGGTAATCAGTTTAGTTTTGGCCTGGGCGAGAAGTTCTAA
- a CDS encoding M14 family metallopeptidase translates to MLTTLNSLPPRLLKSLLELNATELHQQLSGPTLIHFPGQKEPPLFVSVLLHGNETTGWRAIQQLLTKYANQPLPRALSLFIGNVAAAKHQKRHLEHQPDYNRIWQPGHTPEQEMAQQVLADMRSRGVFASIDIHNNTGRNPHYGCISQCDRRSLHLANLFGHSIVYFTSPNTLLTMAFAEMCPSITLECGQPGKPEGTRHALNYLETCLALDTIPTTPVTDIDLFHTVAIVKIPEHISFGFGDPACEPIAIDLCFPIDLDRLNFQELPVNTSLCYVRSNGEASKRYLDVQNEQGENVADRYFKTIDQQIVTAAPLMPSMLTLKPEIIRQDCLCYLMERMALAD, encoded by the coding sequence ATGCTCACTACTCTCAACTCATTGCCCCCCAGATTGCTCAAAAGCTTGCTCGAACTCAATGCCACCGAGTTACATCAACAATTAAGCGGCCCTACCTTAATTCACTTCCCAGGTCAGAAGGAGCCCCCCTTATTTGTCTCAGTCCTTTTGCATGGCAATGAAACTACTGGCTGGAGAGCGATCCAGCAGCTACTCACCAAATATGCCAATCAGCCCCTACCGCGTGCCCTATCGCTGTTTATTGGCAATGTTGCTGCTGCCAAGCATCAAAAGCGCCACCTAGAGCATCAACCGGACTACAATCGGATCTGGCAACCTGGCCATACGCCGGAGCAAGAGATGGCGCAGCAGGTGTTAGCAGATATGCGATCGCGGGGGGTGTTTGCTTCGATCGATATTCACAACAACACTGGCCGCAATCCTCACTATGGTTGTATTAGCCAGTGCGATCGACGGTCTTTGCATTTAGCAAATTTATTTGGCCATAGTATTGTTTATTTCACCTCACCCAACACGCTGCTTACCATGGCTTTTGCCGAGATGTGCCCCTCGATTACGCTCGAATGTGGCCAACCGGGTAAGCCAGAGGGAACCAGGCATGCGCTGAATTATTTAGAAACCTGTCTGGCTCTGGATACAATCCCAACTACGCCTGTCACCGATATTGATTTATTTCACACCGTGGCGATCGTTAAAATCCCTGAGCATATTAGTTTTGGCTTTGGCGATCCAGCCTGTGAACCAATTGCGATCGATCTGTGTTTTCCGATCGATTTAGATCGGCTGAACTTTCAAGAACTGCCAGTCAATACTTCCCTGTGTTATGTGCGCTCCAATGGGGAAGCCAGCAAAAGATATCTAGACGTCCAAAATGAGCAGGGTGAAAATGTGGCCGATCGCTATTTCAAAACGATCGATCAGCAAATTGTTACCGCTGCGCCATTGATGCCCTCGATGCTGACGCTGAAGCCGGAAATTATCCGCCAGGATTGCTTGTGCTATCTGATGGAGCGGATGGCCTTGGCTGATTAA
- a CDS encoding TldD/PmbA family protein has product MTATIARETTKSTLNIDDLANQVKTIADRLGISKYDIYGSTVDETEADVYEGSPKQVGASNRSSITVRVWSKQNTVGVTSTTDIDPAGLELALKTAAEASAFGVTEHVPDFSPEAIAPLDPAALERIEHKEQIADSAPIQSLLDILLSAEKELVEAHEAIEAVPYNGMSQKDVIHFYLNSAGAKRQEAHSVTTLFLYAQTTEAGGKKPRSGSAYRLSIGLDGLDIRGCIEETKEKTISHYNYQKITTGKYKVVFSAKAFLSLLYAFSNLFNAQNILDKQSLSTPESIGNEIASPALSVFDDELHSGNVAASAFDGEGTPTRRVPVITAGKLTNFLHSAGTAKRLNAKPTGHATMGAKVSVSPSFLHVLPGETENAAYDLAKLENVVFIDELQALHAGVNALQGSLSLPFKGWIVNKGDRTSIESATVAGDILDLLKSIAYIEPTAKVTPRGVSPRVWIDSMAITGD; this is encoded by the coding sequence ATGACAGCAACCATTGCCAGAGAAACAACAAAATCAACCCTTAATATTGACGATCTTGCCAATCAGGTGAAAACGATCGCCGATCGGCTGGGCATTAGCAAATACGACATCTATGGATCGACCGTGGATGAAACCGAAGCTGATGTTTATGAGGGATCGCCCAAGCAGGTAGGAGCCTCCAATCGCTCTAGCATCACGGTGCGGGTCTGGAGTAAGCAAAATACGGTCGGCGTGACTTCCACCACCGACATCGATCCGGCTGGGCTGGAGCTAGCCCTCAAAACCGCTGCTGAAGCCAGTGCCTTTGGCGTAACTGAGCATGTGCCTGATTTCAGCCCCGAAGCGATCGCCCCCCTCGATCCGGCAGCCCTGGAACGGATTGAGCATAAAGAGCAAATTGCTGATTCTGCGCCCATTCAATCCCTATTGGATATTCTGCTATCAGCCGAAAAAGAACTGGTTGAAGCCCACGAGGCGATCGAGGCTGTGCCCTATAACGGCATGTCTCAAAAGGATGTTATCCATTTTTATCTCAATAGTGCCGGAGCCAAGCGCCAGGAAGCTCACAGCGTCACCACGTTGTTTTTGTATGCCCAAACCACCGAAGCAGGCGGCAAAAAACCGCGTAGTGGTAGCGCCTATCGCCTCAGTATTGGCCTGGATGGCTTAGATATTCGTGGTTGCATTGAGGAAACTAAGGAAAAAACGATCAGCCACTATAACTATCAGAAAATTACTACCGGTAAATATAAAGTTGTATTTTCTGCCAAAGCCTTTTTGAGTTTGCTCTATGCCTTCTCGAATTTGTTTAATGCCCAGAATATTCTCGATAAGCAAAGCCTATCTACGCCCGAATCGATCGGCAATGAGATAGCCAGTCCGGCGCTCTCGGTGTTTGATGATGAGTTGCATTCTGGCAATGTGGCCGCCAGTGCCTTTGATGGTGAAGGTACACCCACCCGCCGGGTGCCAGTGATTACGGCTGGGAAGCTAACTAACTTTTTGCACAGCGCTGGTACGGCAAAGCGCCTCAATGCCAAGCCCACTGGTCATGCCACCATGGGAGCCAAGGTATCGGTGAGTCCTAGTTTCTTGCATGTGTTACCCGGTGAGACAGAAAATGCGGCCTACGATCTGGCTAAGTTGGAAAATGTGGTTTTCATTGATGAATTGCAAGCGCTCCATGCTGGGGTCAATGCCTTGCAAGGGTCTTTATCCTTACCATTCAAGGGCTGGATCGTAAATAAGGGCGATCGCACCAGCATTGAATCGGCCACGGTGGCAGGTGATATTCTGGATTTGCTTAAGTCGATCGCCTACATTGAACCAACTGCCAAGGTTACGCCCAGAGGGGTCAGCCCCAGAGTGTGGATCGATAGTATGGCGATTACGGGCGACTAG
- a CDS encoding TldD/PmbA family protein: MIATTPLLRTQEIPTLQYQNVITRLDASWEDTLSTLLGLGRAAGADFVEFFLERVNFVSCLAEDDSITSISPRLSTGAGVRVFKGKADCYVSTNDVSFAGLKAALEKAISILGLSLPAPTAYIPTVNLELLRDYTAIGGNQINNINNKENWLVGCSSMQEMGEILLQANGALAKRASHVQSRRSSYFRDWQEVLVAASDGTFARDIRLTQSVGYSLLCADGTNRSSINKRNGSTGEPEFLRGWQYDTDAEEVSESAGKMLYADYVESGTYPIVMANKFGGVIFHEACGHLLETTQIESKTTPFIDKKGEQIAHESLTAWDEGLSNNAFGTIDMDDEGMPAQRTLLIENGILKNFISDRAGSIRTGHPRTGSGRRQNFAYPAASRMRNTYIAPGEYAVDDLFASIDKGIYCKKMGGGSVGGTGQFNFAVDEAYLIENGKVTKPLKGATLIGEAKDIMNKISMCSADIDLAAGFCGSISGSIYVTVGQPHLKVDSITVGGR; encoded by the coding sequence ATGATCGCAACTACCCCACTCCTGCGTACCCAAGAAATTCCCACCCTGCAATATCAAAATGTGATTACCCGTTTGGATGCTAGCTGGGAAGATACCCTATCAACTTTATTGGGCTTAGGTAGGGCTGCTGGTGCTGATTTTGTGGAATTTTTCCTGGAGCGTGTCAATTTTGTTAGTTGTCTGGCCGAAGATGACTCGATCACCAGTATTTCACCCCGTCTTTCCACTGGCGCTGGCGTGCGAGTATTCAAGGGCAAGGCCGATTGCTATGTCAGCACTAATGATGTCTCCTTTGCGGGGCTGAAAGCTGCCCTGGAAAAAGCGATCTCAATTTTGGGGCTGAGCTTACCCGCACCCACTGCCTATATTCCTACGGTTAATCTGGAGCTGCTGCGTGATTACACGGCGATCGGTGGTAATCAAATTAATAATATTAACAATAAAGAAAACTGGTTGGTAGGTTGTAGCTCGATGCAGGAAATGGGCGAGATTTTGTTGCAGGCCAATGGAGCCCTTGCTAAACGAGCCAGCCATGTACAATCGCGCCGTTCCAGTTATTTCCGCGATTGGCAAGAGGTTTTGGTGGCTGCCAGTGATGGCACTTTTGCCAGGGATATTCGCCTGACTCAGTCAGTGGGCTATAGTCTGCTTTGTGCTGATGGTACAAATCGATCTTCGATCAACAAACGCAATGGCAGCACCGGCGAACCAGAGTTTTTGCGCGGTTGGCAATATGACACCGATGCAGAAGAAGTATCCGAATCGGCCGGTAAGATGCTCTATGCCGATTATGTGGAATCGGGCACCTACCCGATCGTGATGGCAAACAAATTTGGCGGTGTGATTTTCCATGAAGCCTGCGGCCATTTGTTGGAAACCACCCAGATCGAGAGTAAAACTACGCCATTCATCGATAAAAAAGGCGAGCAGATCGCCCATGAAAGCCTAACCGCTTGGGATGAAGGCTTGAGTAATAATGCCTTTGGCACGATCGACATGGATGATGAAGGGATGCCGGCGCAACGCACTTTGCTAATTGAGAACGGCATTTTGAAGAATTTCATTAGCGATCGGGCTGGTTCGATCCGTACTGGCCACCCCCGCACCGGTAGCGGTCGTCGTCAGAACTTTGCCTATCCTGCCGCCAGTCGGATGCGTAATACCTATATTGCCCCTGGTGAATATGCGGTCGATGATTTGTTTGCTTCGATCGATAAGGGCATCTATTGCAAGAAGATGGGCGGCGGTAGTGTTGGTGGTACTGGCCAATTCAACTTTGCGGTGGATGAAGCTTATCTCATTGAAAATGGTAAGGTCACCAAGCCCCTCAAGGGCGCTACTTTGATTGGGGAGGCCAAGGACATCATGAATAAAATTTCGATGTGTTCAGCGGATATTGATCTGGCGGCTGGTTTCTGCGGTTCGATCAGCGGCAGTATTTATGTCACGGTTGGTCAACCCCACCTAAAAGTAGATTCAATTACTGTGGGTGGTCGCTAG